From the Tripterygium wilfordii isolate XIE 37 chromosome 6, ASM1340144v1, whole genome shotgun sequence genome, one window contains:
- the LOC120000674 gene encoding uncharacterized protein LOC120000674 — MDKVDEFIKIRDSTEKETLLKFCKNVIQLYTEQYLRSPNMYDTQQLMNENAQRGFLGMLGSFDCMHWEWHGGMTRAIHRKRGGHTPNMQFIVNSHVHHTSYYLIDGKYPQYATLMQSISHPHTAQDKVFARAQESVCTDVERAFGVLQARWGFTRGPVTFYDTVDLRRIMMTCIILHNMIIEDERHIDIDPWVPPPMMKCLQSIGSHPLLFSHTTFICAWNKYATNKVMQS, encoded by the exons ATGGATAAAGTGGATGAATTCATAAAGATTCGAGACTCCACTGAAAAAGAAACATTGTTAAAATTTTGCAAGAACGTTATACAACTTTACACGGAGCAGTATCTAAGATCACCAAATATGTATGACACTCAACAACTTATGAACGAAAATGCACAACGTGGTTTTCTGGGAATGCTGGGCTCCTTCGATTGCATGCACTGGGAATGGCACGGTGGGATGACAAGGGCAATTCACAGGAAACGTGG AGGTCATACGCCCAACATGCAATTCATAGTCAACAGCCATGTTCATCATACATCGTACTATCTAATTGATGGAAAATACCCACAATATGCGACACTGATGCAATCTATTTCGCACCCACATACTGCACAGGATAAAGTCTTCGCGAGAGCACAAGAAAGTGTTTGTACGGATGTCGAACGTGCTTTTGGTGTCTTACAGGCAAGGTGGGGCTTCACCCGAGGACCAGTTACTTTCTACGACACAGTAGATCTCAGAAGAATTATGATGACATGCATTATTCTTCATAATATGATCATTGAGGACGAGAGGCACATTGACATTGATCCATGGGTACCTCCCCCGATGATGAAGTGTCTCCAATCGATCGGATCACATCCCCTACTGTTCTCTCACACTACATTCATATGTGCATGGAACAAATATGCGACAAACAAAGTAATGCAGAGTTGA